In Littorina saxatilis isolate snail1 linkage group LG8, US_GU_Lsax_2.0, whole genome shotgun sequence, a single genomic region encodes these proteins:
- the LOC138974308 gene encoding uncharacterized protein, protein MATSAVAYAEIKDMSTWTKEDLDLVLLFGDYMYQKMLDDEEDNVQGYLQLSDIPAQINLFNKNFHVSRSAHACGVVGLGPSFSEAFSLSGAIKRAFDNFPSMILVLKETSVMIHKSTDSFWLFDSHSRNQNGMPSANGKGVLMKFQDLDDLLKFLTEMSKAISSGVVTFDSAGFQVTETDDQPEQQPPDQPEQQPPDHPEQQPPDQPEQQPPDQPEQQPPDQPEQQPPDQPEQQPPDQPEQQPPGQPEQQQLQPEHEDEDVVCMFCLESWGKSKPNEPWICCSVCNQWCHEQCGQIDDPTSYKFWDKAGAGWDGAGWDSPTLPHSVSQPAPLRPILPRILFHFQRLNLQYQCFDSYRGLEKENSSDCGTMF, encoded by the exons ATGGCCACTTCTGCGGTTGCCTATGCTGAGATCAAAGACATGTCGACGTGGACGAAAGAAGACCTGGACCTAGTTTTGCTTTTCGGCGACTACATGTACCAGAAAATGTTGGATGATGAAGAAGACAACGTACAAGGATATCTTCAACTGTCGGATATACCAGCACAGATCAACCTTTTTAATAAGAATTTTCATGTCTCCCGATCTGCACATGCATGTGGCGTGGTTGGTCTCGGTCCGTCATTCAGTGAGGCTTTTTCGTTGAGCGGAGCAATCAAGAGAGCATTTGACAACTTCCCATCCATGATACTCGTGTTGAAGGAAACATCCGTGATGATACACAAATCCACAGACAGTTTCTGGCTGTTTGACTCGCATTCACGCAATCAGAACGGCATGCCAAGCGCGAACGGGAAGGGCGTCCTGATGAAATTTCAGGATCTTGATGACCTTTTGAAGTTCCTGACTGAAATGTCAAAAGCAATCAGCTCTGGTGTGGTCACATTTGACTCTGCAGGATTTCAGGTTACCGAAACTGATGATCAACCAGAGCAGCAGCCCCCTGATCAGCCAGAACAGCAGCCCCCTGATCACCCAGAACAGCAGCCCCCTGATCAGCCAGAGCAGCAGCCTCCTGATCAGCCAGAGCAGCAGCCTCCTGATCAGCCAGAACAGCAGCCCCCTGATCAGCCAGAACAGCAGCCCCCTGATCAGCCAGAGCAGCAGccccctggtcagccagaaCAGCAGCAACTACAACCAGAGCAT GAAGATGAAGACGTGGTCTGCATGTTCTGCTTGGAGTCATGGGGAAAGTCCAAGCCGAACGAGCCGTGGATTTGCTGCTCCGTGTGCAACCAGTGGTGCCATGAGCAGTGTGGCCAGATAGATGACCCCACATCATACAAAT TTTGGGACAAAGCAGGGGCAGGGTGGGACGGGGCAGGGTGGGACAGTCCCACCCTGCCCCACAGTGTGTCCCAGCCTGCCCCACTTCGTCCCATCCTGCCCCggattttgtttcattttcaacG GTTGAATTTGCAGTATCAGTGTTTTGACAGCTATCGGGGCTTGGAGAAAGAGAACAGCTCAGACTGTGGTACCATGTTCTGA